ACCAGTTGGTCACCACGGCCTGCTCGTCGCCGTCCCACATGTCGTCGGCGATGGTGATGTCCGTTGCCATGCTCAGGCTCCTGCGATGGTGTCGAATGCGGCGACGATCTTGTCGGGGTTGGGCAGGCAGAACTGCTCCATCGGCCGCGAGAACGGGATCGGTACATCGGGATAGGCGACGCGGCGCGGCGCGGCCTTCAGCACCGAAACGTCGCGCTCGCACACCGAAGCAATGATTTCTCCCGAAACGCCGAAGCTGTGATAGTCCTCGTCCACGACGATCAGCCGGCCGGTCTTCTTCACCGAGTTGAAGACGGTGTCGCGGTCGAGCGGCACCAGCGTGCGCAGGTCCACCACTTCGGCGCTGACGCCCCTCTTCGCCAGCAGATCGGCCGCCTTGAGCGCATTGTGCACGCCCATGGCGAGCCCCACGATGGTCACATCCATGCCCTCGCGCACCACGGCCGCCTTGCCGAAGGGCACTTCGTAGCTCTCTTCGGGCACATTCACGGTGGCGCCCGGCTCGGTGCCCAGCCAGCCCATGCCCTGAAGGCCCTTGTGATACATGAAGATCACGGGGTTCTCGTCGCGGATCGCCGCCGTCATCATGCCCTTGGCGTCATAGGCGTTGGAGGGTGACACCACCTTCATGCCCGGCAGATGGGCGAAGGTGCCGTAGAGGCATTGCGAGTGCTGGCCGGCATCCGAATAGCCGCCGCCGGTCGAGGTCATCAGCACCAGCGGAACCTTGACGGACCCGCCGGAAAAATAGGTGTTCTTGGCCATCAGATTGTAGATGGCGTCCATGCACACGCCGAAGAAATCGACGAACATCAGCTCGACGATCGGCCGCATGCCGTCGGAGGCCGCGCCCACCGCCGCGCCGATGAAGCCCGTTTCGGAAATCGGCGTGTCGCGCACCCGCAGCTTGCCGAACTCCTCGACTAGGCCGCGCGTGTTGCCGAACACGCCGCCCAGCGTGCCGATGTCCTCGCCCATGACGAAGACGCGCTCGTCGACGCGCATTTCCTGCGCGATCGCCTCGGCCATGGCGCGCGCTATGGTCAGGCGCCGTTCATTGGTGGCGGAAACCTTGTCGTTCATTGTCTCTCTCCCGAAAAATCCGTGACTGGAAGCCGGACGCAGCCGGCGGTCATGCGAAAACCCGATCCAGCGCCTCTTCGGCGGCCGGATAGTCGCTGTTGCGGGCAAACTCGATCGCTGCATCGACGCGCGCCCGTGCCTTTGCGGCAAGCGCTGC
Above is a window of Aquamicrobium lusatiense DNA encoding:
- a CDS encoding alpha-ketoacid dehydrogenase subunit beta, with amino-acid sequence MNDKVSATNERRLTIARAMAEAIAQEMRVDERVFVMGEDIGTLGGVFGNTRGLVEEFGKLRVRDTPISETGFIGAAVGAASDGMRPIVELMFVDFFGVCMDAIYNLMAKNTYFSGGSVKVPLVLMTSTGGGYSDAGQHSQCLYGTFAHLPGMKVVSPSNAYDAKGMMTAAIRDENPVIFMYHKGLQGMGWLGTEPGATVNVPEESYEVPFGKAAVVREGMDVTIVGLAMGVHNALKAADLLAKRGVSAEVVDLRTLVPLDRDTVFNSVKKTGRLIVVDEDYHSFGVSGEIIASVCERDVSVLKAAPRRVAYPDVPIPFSRPMEQFCLPNPDKIVAAFDTIAGA